TGTTGGTCTCGACCTTGATGTCCAGGGCACTGAGGCCGTCGTCAGCCAGGAAGGCGGATTTGACCTTGCTGGTGATCCAGGTGTCGGAAACGGCTTCTTCAGCCTTGTCCATGGTGTTGGCGGCCAGCATGGTCGGCTGGGTGCTGTTGAAGGTATCGGCGAAAGCGGTACCCGCCACGGACAAGCTCAGGGCGGTCGCAGTGATAGCGGCAAAAGCGAACTTATTGATTGGCTGTTTCATGGGCAACACTCCTGTTTCATTCAAGTTCGCCACATCCAACTTCAGGACTGTGGCTTCCCCTTGAATATCGCAAGCGCTGTGCCAGCTTTTTTTAATATAAAAAAACATTGAAAATCAAATAGTTAAGTAAACACTGAAGGTCATCATTCCGTGCAAACTGCAAGTTCAAGCGTAACGGCTCAGGCAGATTGCACGAAGTGACTTAATGCCATCATGCGAGCGGCTCTACGTGCCGTTCGAAACGAAAAAATGCCGGTCACGAGACCGGCATTTCAGGTACCACGGGCGATGCGATCGCCTACTTGACGACCTTCAGGCTGGGCCGCCCGCTTGGCCGCGGCGGCTCGTCGTCGGGCGGTGGCTGCTCGTCTTCGACTTCCTCCACCTCGTTCTGCACGGGTGGCGGCTCCTGATCGAAGACCATGCCCTGCCCATTTTCCCGGGCGTAGATCGCCAGCACGGCGGGCGACGGCACGAACAGGCTGTGGGCAACACCGCCGAAGCGCCCCTCGAAGCGGACCGCATCGTTGTCGAGGGCCAGTTCGCGCACCGCCGTGGGCGACACGTTGAGCACGATCTGCCCGTCGCTGACGAACTTGCTCGGCACCTGAACGCCTGGATAGTCGGCGTTGACCAGCAGATGCGGGGTGCAATCGTTGTCGACGATCCACTGGTACAGCGCGCGGATCAGATAAGGACGACTGGAGTTCATCAAACCTCCTGAAACAGGGCGCGCCAGTGGCGGGGCGCCAAAAGAAATGAGTCAGCGCATGGCTCGTTCGAGGGACGACAGGCTCTGGCGAAAACTTTCGCGCGCGAACTGCCGGTCCATGTAATCGAGCAGCGGTTTGGCCGGCCTTGGCAATTCGATCCCCAGTACCGGCAGGCGCCAGAGGATCGGCAACAGGCAGCAGTCTACCAAGCTCAGCTCGTCGCTGAGGAAAAATGGTTTTTCAGCAAACAACGGCGAAACCCCGGTCAGGCTTTCGCGCAATTCCTTGCGCGCCTGCGCGCGGGCCGCCTCCTTGCTGCGCGGATCGAGGATCAGGTCGACCAGCGAGCACCAGTCGCGCTGGATGCGGTGCATCAGCAGCCGCGTATTGCCACGCGCCACCGGGTACACCGGCATCAGCGGGGGATGGGGGTAGCGCTCCTCCAGGTACTCCATGATCACGGTCGGCTCGTACAGCGCCAGGTCACGGTCGACCAGGGTCGGCAGGGTCGCGTAGGGGTTGGCTTCCAGCAGCTTGTTGGGAAAGCGGCCCTGCTCCACGTCGATGATTTCCACCACGACGCTCTTTTCGGCGAGCACGATGCGGACGCGGTGAGAGTAGTGGTCGGCAGCGTCGGAATAACAGGCCAACCGGTTGGTCGCAGCCAAGGCGATCCTCCAGATTCGTGAAACGTGAACGCGCCGGGAACGCTGTCGCTGGCGACGGCTTCCGGCAGCCCCTGAGTTGAGTTTTCAGGGCATAAAAAAGCCCGCGGGGTACGCGGGCTGAGCATGATACCGGAAGCAGCCCTCGCTGGCCGTTGAAAACGTAGGCGAGGCAGCCGGCAGGTAGTTTTTAATGAACGTCCTTCCAGTATTCGCGCTTGAGCAGGTACGCGAAGACGAAGAAGAACGCCAGGTAGATCAGCACGTAGGTGCCGATACGCCGCATGTGCAGCTTGTTGGGATCCGCCGAGTAGGCCAGAAAGGTCACCAGGTTGCGTACCTTGTCATCGAAAGCCTGGGGGCTGAGCTGGCCGCTGCTGGGCTCGAGCACCAATTGGTCGCAGGCTTCATGGGTCAGCGGCGTACCGGTCAGCGGGTCGTACTGCTTCTTGCCATTGTCGACCACCTGCACCTGCTTGCAGCCCATGTACTGGCGGCCCTGCAGGCGACCCAGCACGTTGGGCATGCCGACGTTGGGAAACACCAGGTTGTTGGCACCCAGCGGCCGCGCCGGATCGTCGTAGAAGGTGCGCAGGTAGGTGTACAGCCAGTCGTTGCCGCGCACCCGGGCGACCAGGGTCAGGTCGGGCGGCGCGGCGCCGAACCAGCGCTTGGCATCCTCGGGCTTCATGCCGATGGTCATGTGATCGCCGATCTTGGCACCGGTGAACACCAGGTTGTCCATCATCTGCTGTTCGGACACGCCGATATCGGCGGCGACGCGCTCGTAGCGCTGGAACTTGGCGCTGTGGCAGCCCATGCAGTAATTGGCGAAGGTGCGCGCGCCATCCTGCAGCGCCGCCTTGTCGGTCAGGTCGATATCGACCTTGTCCAGGGCCACGCCGTGACCGCTGGCGGCCAGGGCGAAGGCAGGCAACAAGGCGACCACACATGCAGCAAATAGCTTTCTCATCAGCCTGTCACCCTTTCAGGAACGGGTTTGGTCTTTTCCATCCTGGTGTAGAAGGGCATCAGGATGAAGTACGCGAAATACAGCGCCGTGCACAGTTGCGACAGCAGCGTACGACCCGGCGTGGGCGGCAGGACGCCGAGCACGCCGAGGATCACGAAAGACACGCAGAACACCAGCAGCCACAGCTTGCTCAGCCAACCCTTGTAGCGCATCGAGCGCACCGGGCTGCGGTCCAGCCAGGGCAGCACGAACAGCACGGCGATGGCCGCGCCCATGGCGATCACCCCCATCAGCTTGTCGGGAATTGCCCGCAAGATCGCGTAGAACGGCGTGAAGTACCATACCGGGGCGATGTGCTCGGGGGTCTTGAACGGATTGGCCTGCTCGAAGTTGGGCTTCTCCAGGAAGTAGCCGCCCATCTCCGGGAAGAAGAACACCACGAAGCAGAACACGAACAGGAACACCACCACGCCGACGATATCCTTGACCGTGTAGTAGGGGTGGAAGGGAATGCCGTCGAGCGGGATGCCGTTCTCGTCCTTGTACTTCTTGATGTCGATGCCGTCCGGGTTGTTCGAGCCCACCTCGTGCAACGCCAGGATATGCAACACCACCAGGCCGAGGATGACGATCGGCAGGGCCACCACGTGCAGGGCGAAGAAGCGGTTGAGGGTGATGCCGGAGATCAGGTAGTCGCCGCGGATCCACTCGGTCAGCGCATCGCCGATGTAGGGGATGGCGCCGAACAGCGAGATGATCACCTGGGCGCCCCAGTAGGACATCTGCCCCCACGGCAGCAGGTAGCCCATGAAGGCCTCGGCCATCAGCATCAGGTAGATCAGCATGCCGAAGATCCACACCAGCTCGCGGGGCTTCTGGTAGGAGCCGTAGAGCAGGCCGCGGAACATGTGCAGGTAGACGACGATGAAGAACGCCGAGGCGCCGGTGGAATGCATGTAGCGCAGGATCGCGCCGTGGGGCGTATTACCGGTGCGCACGTCGCGCATGATGCCCTCCACGGAGGCGAAGGCCGCCTCGGCGGTGGGCGTGTAGCTCATGGTCAGCCAGACCCCGGTAAGCAGCTGGTTGACCAGCACCAGTAGGGCCAGGGAGCCGAAGAAGTACAGGAAGTTGAAGTTCTTCGGCGCGTAGTACTTGGCGAGGTGGTCGTTCCACATCTTGGTGGCGGGGAAGCGCGCATCCACCCACTGCATGAATTTGCTCATCCTGCTTGCTCCTGATCCACGCCGATGATGATCACCTCAGCCGACTCGTAGCGGTGCGGCGGTACCGGCAGGTTCAACGGCGCCGGCTGCGACTTGTAGACGCGACCGGCGAGGTCGTAGCGCGAGCCGTGGCAGGGGCAGAAGTAGCCGCCGACCCAGTTCTCGCCGAGATCCGCCGGTGCCACTTCGGGGCGGAACGACGGCGCGCAGCCCAGGTGCGTGCACAGCCCCACCAGCAGGAGGATCTCCGGCTTGATCGAGCGCGTCTTCGGGTCGACGTAGCCCGGCTGCACCGAATGCCGGGAGTCGGCATCGGCCAGCTGCCCTTCGATCCTGGTGAGGTTCTCGAGAATCGCCTCGGTGCGCCGCATGATGAACACCGGCTGGCCCCGCCACTCGGCCACCATCTGCTGGCCCGGCTCGATCTTGGCGACGTTCACCTTGACCGGGGCGCCAGCGGCCCTGGCCTTGGCGCTCGGGTACCACGACCCCACAAACGGAATTGCAGCCCCCGCCGCCCCGGCGGCCCCAACCACCGAAGTGGCTGCCACCAGAAAGCGACGCCGGCCCGCATTCACGCCGTCATTGCTCATTCAGTCGTCTCCCATCGGCTTTCCGGCCTGTTGTCCAGGCCTCTAATAGTAAGTGTCGGTCGCCCGTAGCAGCGGCCGGAGGGGCATGGCGGCGCCAGGCGCGGCGCTCGCCCCGCTGTTTTTCAGGGCAGCGTCGCCCGTGGCGCTTGCGTTCGACGTTCCTCGGCGACTTTAATCCATCGCCTCGGCCGTGCGGCCCGCACCGATCAATCGGCGGCCAGGCAGCGAAGATGAAACGTCGTGGCAGTCCTGCGTACGAATCGGCGCTACGGCAATCCGGCGCGAGATTCGCACAGGCCGGCTGGGCGGCTCATGACGCGCATCAACGAAGCGGTGGGTAGGCTGAACACGCCATTGCTCGAGGAGAGCAGACGGGAATGGGCGGGGCAATGTAAAAGGCCGGCAGCCACTTTCAACTTCGCCCATGCGACGGCCCGTCGGGTGGCCGACAAAAATGGCAGCCCATAAAAAACGCCCAGCTCCGTGAGGAAACTGGGCGTTTTCGAGTACCGTCGCGAATTAACGCTTGGAGTACTGAGGACGCTTACGCGCTTTACGCAGACCGACCTTCTTACGCTCGACTTCACGAGCATCGCGGGTCACATAGCCTGCTTTACGCAGAGCCGGACGCAGGGTCTCGTCGTAGTCCATCAGCGCGCGGGTGATACCGTGACGGATCGCGCCAGCCTGACCGCTCACACCACCGCCGATGACGGTAACGTAGATGTCGAACTTCTCGACGGTCTCGGTCAGCTCCAGCGGCTGGCGAACTACCATGCGGGCAGTTTCACGGCCGAAGAAGGTGTCCAGCGTGCGGTTGTTGATGGAGATCTTGCCAGTGCCCGGACGCAGGAAAACGCGTGCGGTTGCAGTCTTGCGACGGCCAGTGCCGTAATTTTGAGTCGCCGACATAATGAACTATTCCGTTAAATCTTCAGTTCTTGAGGCTGCTGAGCAGTGTGAGGGTGAGCAGCGCCCGCATACACTTTCAGCTTACGGTACATGTCGCGGCCCAGCGGGTTCTTCGGCAGCATGCCTTTAACCGCGGTCTCGATCACGCGCTCAGGGGCCTTGGCGATCAGCTTCTCGAAGTTGATCGACTTGATGCCGCCCGGGAAACCGGAGTGGGAGTAGTACATTTTGTCGCTGGTTTTAGCGCCAGTTACACGTACCTGCTCGGCGTTGATGACGACGATGTAGTCGCCGGTGTCAACGTGAGGGGTGTACTCAGGCTTGTGCTTGCCACGCAGACGGCTCGCGATTTCTGTAGCCAGACGACCCAGGGTCTGACCAGCAGCGTCAACGACGAACCAGTCGCGTTTTACTGTTTCCGGTTTAGCGGTAAAAGTTTTCATTCTTTATAGCCTCAGGGGCCGCCCAGCAAAAAATAGACGGCGGATCTTACTGAATAGTGCGTACTTTGACAAGTCAAAGGCAGCCGGATGCGGGCGCTATCGGGGGCTCGGGTCAGCGCGTCCGCGTACGGCAAGATTCTTCGGCAGGCGGCGCATCACTTCCACCGCAGAGAGAGGACGCGGATTATCCTGATTGCGAAAAAAATTTCAACCTGCTTGTATGGGCCTTTTGTCAGAGGACGCTCCCATGCAATACCGTCAGCTCGGCCGCACCGATCTCAATGTCAGCGCCCTGTGCCTGGGCACCATGACCTGGGGCGAGCAGAACGATGCCGCCGAAGCGTTCGCCCAGATCGAGCGCGCCAAGGCCTATGGCATCAACTTCATCGACACCGCCGAAATGTACCCGGTGCCGCCGCGTGCCGAGACCTACAGCAAGACCGAACAGATCATCGGCGACTACTTCAAGCAGCGCGGCGACCGCGCCGACTGGATCCTGGCCAGCAAGGTGGCCGGCCCCGGCAACGGCATTACCCACATCCGCGACGGCCAGCTCAAGCACAACCGCCAGCACATCGTCGCCGCCCTGGACGCCAGCCTCAAGCGCCTGCAGACCGACTGGATCGACCTCTACCAGTTGCACTGGCCGGAGCGCCCGACCAACTTCTTCGGCCAGCTCGGCTACCAGCATCAGGACAGCGACTCCACGCCCATCGAGGAGATCCTCGAGGCGCTGGACGAGCAGGTCAAGGCCGGCAAGATCCGCCACATCGGCCTGTCCAACGAAACGCCGTGGGGCACCATGAAATTCCTGCAGCTGGCCGAAGCCCGCGGCATGTCCCGCGTGGTATCGGTGCAGAACCCCTACAACCTGCTCAACCGCAGCTACGAAGTGGGCATGGCCGAAGTATCGATTCGTGAGCAGTGCGGCCTGCTGGCCTACTCGCCCCTGGCCTTTGGCATGCTCTCCGGCAAATACGAGAACGGCGCCCGCCCGGCCAATGCGCGGCTGAGCCTGTTCAGCCGCTTCGCCCGCTACAACGCCCCGGAAACCGTGGCCGCCTGCTCGCGCTACGTGGCCCTGGCCCGCGAACACGGCCTGGACCCGGCGCAGATGGCCCTGGCCTTCGTCACCAGCCGCCCGTTCGTGACCAGCAATATCATCGGCGCCACCTCGCTGGAGCAACTGGACGCCAACCTGGCGAGCAGCGAACTGAAACTCAGCGATGAAGTGCTGGAAGGCATCGAAGCGATCCACAAGACCCAGCCAAACCCGGCGCCCTGACGGCGATTTTTCCGGGCGAGCAGCGGCAGTTGCTAGCGGTGGGCTGAAGCCCACCCTACGACTGCCCCGTGACCTCGCAAGCGCAAATTGGGTATCCACTGAGTAGGGTGGGTTTCAGCCCACCAAACCTGCCACCCCATACCCCCGATTACAGCAGCTTCGGCCCTTTGCTATCGCGCCGCGACGCCAGGCGGTCCGCCAGGCGCGTCGGTTCCGGCAGCCGATAGCCCTTGTCCCAGCTCAGCACCAGCTCTGCAGCCTTGTGCATGCTGACCCGGTTGCCGGGCGAGACGATCAACGGCCGCACCTTGCGCTTGCTGCGTAGCACCCAGCCGATCTGCCGGTTCTGGCGGTCGAGCAGCTCCACCTTGTCGCCTCGCTCGTCGCCCAGCTCGCAGTGATGCCCGGTGAGGATCTTCTTCGCCACACCGATGGTCGGCCGGCCGGTGACCACGCCCAGGTGCGCGGCGATCCCCAGGCCGCGCGGATGGGCGATGCCGTGGCCGTCGACGACGATCAGGTCCGGCTCCTGGGGTAGCCCTGCCAGGGCCGACAACAGGGCCGGCAGCTCGCGAAACGACAACAACCCCGGCACGTAGGGCATGCTGGTGGGAATGCGCGCCACGCATTCGGCGACCGGTTGCAGGGTCTCGGCATCCAGCAGGATGGCGGCGGCGCGGGTGATCTCGCCGCCCTCCTCGAAGCCGACATCCACCCCGGCCAGCAGGCGCAATGGCGGAAAGTCGTCCTCCAGGCGCACCTGTTCGGCCAATTCCTTCTGCAGGATCCTCGCGGCGGCGGGCGTGCCGTCCCATTCGGCGAAGGGCGACGCGGCCAACTCGGCAAAACTCAGCATGACAACTCTCTCCAGCACAGCGTTGCGAGACCGGGCTGGACTCAGCCCGGATAAAAGAAGACGATTCAGCCGGAACCTGACGGCTTTACCGCTAGGGTCTGTTCCCGTTTCACGCACGGCCGCGCCGAAACGAAAACAGACCCTAGGCCGATCCCATCACTCGAACAAGAACAACAGCCATGTCCAGCCCGTCCCCGCTCACCCGCGTGAGCATCCTTGCCACGCCCGGCGTATTCGCTTCGACCCTCATGCAGGCCAGAGATTTCTTTCATATGGCCGGCTTGCGCCACGGCAAGCAGCAAGGCCTTGGCCTGGTGCCGACCTTCGAGGTGCGCCTGGTCAGCCCGGATGGCCTGCCGGTCACCAGTTTCAGCGGCGTGCAGCTACCGGTCGACGGCCCGCTCGACAGCGAGGCCCAACTGATCGTCCTGCCGGCCTTCTGGGACGACTACGACGCCCTGAGCAGCCGCTACCCGCAGGTGTTCGACTGGTTGTGCGCCCGCCACGCCGCTGGCGCCAGCCTGTGCGGGGAAGCCAACGGGGCGTTCTGGATGGCCGCCAGCGGCCTGCTCGACGGCAAGGAGGCGACCACCTGCTGGCGCTTCTTCGGCGAGTTCGCCACGCGTTTTCCGGCGGTGGCGCTAAACCAGGACAAGCACCTGACCGACGCCGACAACCTCTACTGCGTGGCCGGCCCGACCTCGGCCTGTGACCTGTACATCTACCTGATCGAGCGTTTCTGCGGCACCAGCGTGGCGCAGAGCGTGGCCCGCGACATCCTCTACGAAGTGCGCCGCAGCTACACCCCGGGGCGCATCGGCTTCGGCGGCCAGAAGCAGCACCAGGACACCAAGATCCTGCAGATCCAACAGTGGCTCGAGGAGCATTTCGCCGAGCGTTTCCGCTTCGAGGACGTGGCCCGCGACCACGGCATGAGCATCCGCAACTTCATGCGCCGCTTCCACGCCGCCACCGGCGACAAGCCGCTGTACTACCTGCAGCGCCTGCGCATCGAAACCGCCAAGGGGCTGCTGTCGTCCTCGCCGAAGAGCATCAAGGCGGTCAGCTACGAGATCGGCTACGATGACGCCAGCTTCTTCGCCCGCCTGTTCCGCCAGCACACCGGGCTGTCGCCCAACCAATACAGACAGCGGCAAGCTGCAAGCCACAAGCTGCAAGCGAAGGCACAGCCCGACTAACGCCGGACATCAAGGTGCGGCTTGATGCCTGCAGCTTGAGGCTGCTCTAGGGCTTGTGCGGGCGAGACAGGAACTCGTGGGACTGCATTTCCAGCAGGCGGCTCAGGGTACGCTGGAACTCGAAGCTCAGGCGCCCGCCGGTGTACAGATCCTTGAGCTCCACTTCGGCGGAGATGATCAGCTTGACGTTGCGGTCGTAGAACTCGTCGACCAGGTTGATGAAGCGCCGCGCCATGTCTTCCTTGGCCACGCTCATCTGCTCGACGTTGGAGAGAATCACCGAGTGGAAGATCTTGCCCAGCTCGATGTAGTCGTTCTGGCTGCGCGGGCCGTCGCACAGCTCGCGGAAATCGAACCAGCCCACGTCGCCGCCGACCTTGCGGGCGACGATGGCGCGGTTCTCGATCATCAGCGATTCGTTTTCCTGCACGCCGGTGTTCTCGTGCAGCAGGCTCTTGAAGCTCTTTTCCAGGCTCTGCTCGGCTGCTTCGCCCAGGGGGAAGTGGAACAGCTCGGCCTGCTCCAGGGCACGCAGGCGATAGTCGATGCCGCTGTCGACGTTGACGATCTCGGTGTGCACCTTCAAAAGCTCGATGGCCGGCAGGAAGCGCGCGCGCTGCAGACCGTCCTTGTAGAGGCCGTCCGGCACGATGTTGGAGGTGGCCACCAGGGTCACGCCGTTCTTGAACAGCTCCTCGAGCAGGGTCGCCAGGATCATCGCGTCGGTGATGTCGGAGACGAAGAATTCGTCGAAGCAGATCACCCGGAACTGCTCGGAAAATCGCTTGCCGATCACCGTGAGCGGGTTCTTGACGTCCTTGAGCGAACGCATTTCCTCGTGCACGCGCTTCATGAAGCGGTGGAAGTGGGTGCGCTCCTTTTCCTTGAACGGCAGGGCATCGAAGAAGGTGTCGACCAGGTAGGTCTTGCCACGGCCGACGCCGCCCCAGAAATACAGGCCCTTGACCGGGGTCACGGATTTCTTGCCGAACAGCTTGCCGAACACCCCGGGCTTGCTGCGCTCGTCGGCGACCAGCTCGTCGTACAGGCGCTGCAGGTGGCGCACGGCCTGTTCCTGGGCGGCATCGTGAAAGAAGTCCGGACGTTTGAGGTCGGCCTGGTAGCGTTCGAGCGGAGTCATAGTGCGAAAACCGGGCAAATGAAGCGGGGGCGACACTTTAACGACGCCCCCGGGGATTGGCAAATTGGCCCTATGGCCAGCGGGGCTATGGCTTCAGACCGTAGCGCCGCCCATAGGTGTCAGGCTTCTTCCGGCGTCAGGGCGTCACGCAGGCGGGCGATGGCCGCCTCAAGAGCCGTGGCATCGGCGAAGGCCGGGCTTTCGCCGACCAGCTGATCATCCAGCCATACGCCGAAGGCATCGCCCTGCACGCGGATGTCCAGCGCCTCGCCGCTTTGCAGGCCCTTGCTCGCCTGACCCGCCGCCTTGCCGTCGGCGAAGGATGGCGACAGCAACAGTTGCTCGCCGTCGGCATCCAGCAGGCGGAAGCGGAAGCTGCCGTCCTCGTCGCGGAAGCTGACGAAGCGCGCACGCTTGGCGGCCTTCTTCTTGCTGCCTGCGGCAACCTGCACCTGCTCGCGGAACGAGCGCAGGCCCACCGCTTCGCGCAGCTCGCCGAGAAACGGGGTGGCGATCTTGCGCGCCTTGGCGGCGCCGGCCAGCAGGATGTCTTCCAGATCGGCCGGGCGGGCGATCAGGGCGTGGTAACGCTCGCGCGCCTCGCCCAGCTCGGCTTCCAGCAGCTCATAGAGCGCCTGCTTGGCTTCGCCCCAGGCCAGCCCGCCGAGCAGCGCGGCGCGGAAATCCGCCTGCTGGGTCGGTGCGGCGAAGGCCTGGTAGATGGTGAACAGGTGCGAGTTGTCCGGGTCCTTCGCCTCGCCGGGCTGGCGGGAGTCGGTGACGATACGCGCCACGGCGTCCTTGAGCTGCTTGGCGCTGCCGAACAGCGGGATGGTGTTGTCGTAGCTCTTCGACATCTTGCGACCATCGAGGCCCGGCAGGGTGGCGACGTCTTCCTCGATCACCACCTCGGGCAGCTTGAACAGGTCCTTGCCCTGGCCGAACAGGTGATTGAAGCGCTGGCCGATGTCGCGGGCCATTTCCACGTGCTGGATCTGGTCACGACCGACCGGCACCTTCTGGGCGTTGAACATCAGGATGTCCGCGGCCATCAGCACCGGGTAGCTGAACAGGCCCATGGTCACGCCGGCATCCGGGTCTTCACCGGCTTCCACGTTCTTGTCCACCGAGGCCTTGTAGGCGTGGGCGCGGTTGAGCAGGCCCTTGCCGGCCACGCAGGTCAGCAGCCAGCACAGCTCGGGGATTTCCGGGATATCGGACTGGCGATAGAAGGTCGCCTTGTCGGTGTCCAGGCCCAGTGCCAGCCAGGTCGCGGCGATCTCCAGGCGCGAGCGCTGGATGCGCGCCGGGTCATCGCACTTGATCAGCGCGTGGTAGTCGGCCAGGAAGTAGAAGGAATCCATGTCGGCGCGGCGGCTGGCGACGATGGCCGGGCGAATCGCGCCGGCATAGTTGCCCAGGTGCGGCGTGCCGGTGGTGGTGATGCCGGTAAGGATACGCGTGGTCATGTTCGGGTTCGCTTTACGTGGACCATCTTGGGGATCCGGCGTGCCAGGCAGGCACGCGGCAGATCACAGGCGAGGCAGCAGCAGATCCTTGAGATCGGTCAGCTTGCCGTGAAAAAAGTGGCCGCATTCTGCCACTTTCAGCAGTTCGTGGGCACGGCCGAGGTTGGTGGACCAGCCGTAGACCCGTTGCGGCTCGACCACTTCGTCGGCGTCCGGCTGGATCACCACCAGTGGGCAACGTGCTGCCGGCGGGTTGTCGCTGCCCAGGCGCATCACCGCCGGCGCGATCATGAACAGCTTCCCTGGCTCGAGGCCCTGTTGCTCCAGGCGGCCACCCAGGGCGGCAGCCACGAAGCCACCAAAGGAAAAGCCCATCAGGGTCAGCGGCAAACCCGGGTAGCGCTCGCTTAGCCAGTGGGCGACCGCCTCGGCGTCATCCACTTCACCGCTGCCCATGTCGTGGCTGCCGGCGCTGGCGCCCACGCCGCGGTAGTTGAAACGCAGGGTGTGGTAGCCGGCATCGCGGGCGGTGCGCTGCAAGGTCGACACCACCTTGTTGAGCATGGTGCCGCCCTGCACCGGGTTCGGGTGACAGATCAGCGCGACGCCGCGCGCCTCGGCGACTTCCAGGCAAAGGGCTTCCAACTGGCCGCTCGGGCCGTCGATCATCGTGGGGGTTTCGCGGATCAGCAACAGTGAACTCCGTGACCTTCAATCGGGTCGACTCGTCGAACGATGTACCCGCACCGCCTCTGCGTTGCCGGGTAAACACCTCAAAACACCTTCGCCTACACGCACTTAGCGGTGTACAGCGCAGGTTCCAGCCGTTAACGTAAAGCAAAGCCGTTTAGAGAGGAAGGACTCGTGGAACAGACGCTCACCGCCTGGTTGCTACCGGCACTTACCCTGGTCGCTGGCATCGCCATCGGTTTCCTGATCGCCCGCCTCGCGCCCAATGCTGCCCCCAGCCGCACCCAGCGCCAGCTGGACGAGATGCAGGAACGTTTCGAGGCCTACCAGAACGAAGTGGTCACCCACTTCAACACCACCGCCAATCTGGTCAAGAAACTCACCCAGAGCTACCACGACGTTCAGGAGCACCTGTCCCACGGTGCCGATCGCCTGGCACTCGACGAAGTGACCCGCCAGCGCCTGCTCGCCACCCTGCACGCCGAACCGAGCGCCGACAAGCGCGAGCGCCTGACGCCGCCGCGCGATATGGAAATCCCCAAGGACTATGCGCCCAAGAGCGACGACGTCCCGG
Above is a genomic segment from Pseudomonas argentinensis containing:
- a CDS encoding BON domain-containing protein; protein product: MKQPINKFAFAAITATALSLSVAGTAFADTFNSTQPTMLAANTMDKAEEAVSDTWITSKVKSAFLADDGLSALDIKVETNKGVVALSGVVKTEAERDLAVAKAKEIKGVQAVSADGLKAAD
- a CDS encoding ClpXP protease specificity-enhancing factor, producing the protein MNSSRPYLIRALYQWIVDNDCTPHLLVNADYPGVQVPSKFVSDGQIVLNVSPTAVRELALDNDAVRFEGRFGGVAHSLFVPSPAVLAIYARENGQGMVFDQEPPPVQNEVEEVEDEQPPPDDEPPRPSGRPSLKVVK
- a CDS encoding glutathione S-transferase N-terminal domain-containing protein: MAATNRLACYSDAADHYSHRVRIVLAEKSVVVEIIDVEQGRFPNKLLEANPYATLPTLVDRDLALYEPTVIMEYLEERYPHPPLMPVYPVARGNTRLLMHRIQRDWCSLVDLILDPRSKEAARAQARKELRESLTGVSPLFAEKPFFLSDELSLVDCCLLPILWRLPVLGIELPRPAKPLLDYMDRQFARESFRQSLSSLERAMR
- a CDS encoding cytochrome c1, whose product is MRKLFAACVVALLPAFALAASGHGVALDKVDIDLTDKAALQDGARTFANYCMGCHSAKFQRYERVAADIGVSEQQMMDNLVFTGAKIGDHMTIGMKPEDAKRWFGAAPPDLTLVARVRGNDWLYTYLRTFYDDPARPLGANNLVFPNVGMPNVLGRLQGRQYMGCKQVQVVDNGKKQYDPLTGTPLTHEACDQLVLEPSSGQLSPQAFDDKVRNLVTFLAYSADPNKLHMRRIGTYVLIYLAFFFVFAYLLKREYWKDVH
- a CDS encoding cytochrome b; the encoded protein is MSKFMQWVDARFPATKMWNDHLAKYYAPKNFNFLYFFGSLALLVLVNQLLTGVWLTMSYTPTAEAAFASVEGIMRDVRTGNTPHGAILRYMHSTGASAFFIVVYLHMFRGLLYGSYQKPRELVWIFGMLIYLMLMAEAFMGYLLPWGQMSYWGAQVIISLFGAIPYIGDALTEWIRGDYLISGITLNRFFALHVVALPIVILGLVVLHILALHEVGSNNPDGIDIKKYKDENGIPLDGIPFHPYYTVKDIVGVVVFLFVFCFVVFFFPEMGGYFLEKPNFEQANPFKTPEHIAPVWYFTPFYAILRAIPDKLMGVIAMGAAIAVLFVLPWLDRSPVRSMRYKGWLSKLWLLVFCVSFVILGVLGVLPPTPGRTLLSQLCTALYFAYFILMPFYTRMEKTKPVPERVTG
- the petA gene encoding ubiquinol-cytochrome c reductase iron-sulfur subunit — protein: MSNDGVNAGRRRFLVAATSVVGAAGAAGAAIPFVGSWYPSAKARAAGAPVKVNVAKIEPGQQMVAEWRGQPVFIMRRTEAILENLTRIEGQLADADSRHSVQPGYVDPKTRSIKPEILLLVGLCTHLGCAPSFRPEVAPADLGENWVGGYFCPCHGSRYDLAGRVYKSQPAPLNLPVPPHRYESAEVIIIGVDQEQAG
- the rpsI gene encoding 30S ribosomal protein S9, with amino-acid sequence MSATQNYGTGRRKTATARVFLRPGTGKISINNRTLDTFFGRETARMVVRQPLELTETVEKFDIYVTVIGGGVSGQAGAIRHGITRALMDYDETLRPALRKAGYVTRDAREVERKKVGLRKARKRPQYSKR
- the rplM gene encoding 50S ribosomal protein L13 translates to MKTFTAKPETVKRDWFVVDAAGQTLGRLATEIASRLRGKHKPEYTPHVDTGDYIVVINAEQVRVTGAKTSDKMYYSHSGFPGGIKSINFEKLIAKAPERVIETAVKGMLPKNPLGRDMYRKLKVYAGAAHPHTAQQPQELKI
- a CDS encoding NADP(H)-dependent aldo-keto reductase, whose protein sequence is MQYRQLGRTDLNVSALCLGTMTWGEQNDAAEAFAQIERAKAYGINFIDTAEMYPVPPRAETYSKTEQIIGDYFKQRGDRADWILASKVAGPGNGITHIRDGQLKHNRQHIVAALDASLKRLQTDWIDLYQLHWPERPTNFFGQLGYQHQDSDSTPIEEILEALDEQVKAGKIRHIGLSNETPWGTMKFLQLAEARGMSRVVSVQNPYNLLNRSYEVGMAEVSIREQCGLLAYSPLAFGMLSGKYENGARPANARLSLFSRFARYNAPETVAACSRYVALAREHGLDPAQMALAFVTSRPFVTSNIIGATSLEQLDANLASSELKLSDEVLEGIEAIHKTQPNPAP
- the nfi gene encoding deoxyribonuclease V (cleaves DNA at apurinic or apyrimidinic sites) — protein: MLSFAELAASPFAEWDGTPAAARILQKELAEQVRLEDDFPPLRLLAGVDVGFEEGGEITRAAAILLDAETLQPVAECVARIPTSMPYVPGLLSFRELPALLSALAGLPQEPDLIVVDGHGIAHPRGLGIAAHLGVVTGRPTIGVAKKILTGHHCELGDERGDKVELLDRQNRQIGWVLRSKRKVRPLIVSPGNRVSMHKAAELVLSWDKGYRLPEPTRLADRLASRRDSKGPKLL